Part of the Henckelia pumila isolate YLH828 chromosome 2, ASM3356847v2, whole genome shotgun sequence genome is shown below.
ttatttttattgtgaatgTGATAGTGCGAAATGAGGttgataattttaataataaaaaaactataTCAAAATAGTTTATTAATTGATTGCACTTATATTACAATAATATATGAGGTCAACTTTACAAATGTAGTATGATGTTTTGAAATCCAATTAAAATATTGTATTTAATGCGTTAAAAAATagcatagttttttttttattttcttactaATATAGTGTGTTTTTATTAGTATAGTAAATTGTGTAACTTACTcttaataacatatatatatatatatatatatatatatatatatattatatatatatatatatatatataatttattcattgaTTGCACTTATTCTATATGgttaaatttataaatgcaaTATGATGTATATAAAACCAAAAACATAATCACATGAGTTTTTTTTGCCTCTTAATTTACCTCATACTTCTACGTACATATTTTAAGATAAAAAATATCACTGATAATACTCACATATACTATTTAATAAAGAAAGAGAAGTGTATAAAAACTATTTTTGGTATTACTATGTGAAAATTCCAGAAATAACCTTAAGAATAATGAAAGAGAAGAGAAACTAACAAATTATACTGCAATTTCACTCATTCTTTCACCTTATTTATTGAGGCAGTTTTCAACACATTCTTTTAACCGCAACCATGTCTTTTAATCCACTTTTTTTATGGTAGGGGTAATTTGTGttcaatttatttttcttttttagttTTAGAAATTTAACAAATATTCTAATCGAAAATACAGGAAAGATGTCGACATTGTGAAAACTAACTAATTATAATGTGATTTCATGATATTACTACatgatattaatttattatcttgTGTGTGCACGTCACCTAGTAACTATATTAAGAATGATTCACTTAGAAAATTcaactataattttttaaaaaaaaaatagatgatAGGAGTATTTTATATCTATAACTTTCTTCTTGTGTATTCTTTAGAATGACTTTAGGAATATGacgaaaatcaattaaaatgatGTAATATGCAAtgagtaaaaaaataaatataccaattaaattattaataaaaaaagtaGATGGCAAAAATATTCCaatagatatatataattttattctcATGTTTTCTTCAGAATAATTATAGGAATatgatgaaaatcaattaaaatattgtATTCAATGAGTCAAATTATAAATGCAcaaattaaatgatttatataaaaaaaatagatgatagaaatattatatatatatatatatatatatatagttttctTCACATATTTTCTTTAGAATGACTTTAGGAATATGATAATcaattaaaatgttgtatttaatgattcaaaaaataaatgcacaaatttaatgaataaacaaCACATTGATTCTCCACAAATTGAATATTCCAAATTTAACCCTAATTTTTACATCATTTTCCACACAATTTCCATCAATTAATACATATAATCCATATTTTTTGGGCAATGTAGTAAATACACAATGCAAAAACTTTGCCAATCATTCATACTTTTATTGTAGAAATAGATTATTTTCTTTAGAATGACTTTAGGAATATGATaatcaattaaaatattgtattcaatgattcaaaaaataaatgcacaaatttaatgaataaacaaCACATTGATTCTCCACAAATTGAATATCCCAAATTTAACCCTAATTTTTACACCATTTTTTCACACAATTTCCATGCAATTAATACATATAATCCATAGTTttcattcatacttttatagtagaaataaattattttctttagaATGACTTTAGGAATATGATAATcaattaaaatgttgtattcaatgattcaaaaaataaatgcacaaatttaatgaataaacaaCACATTGATTCTCCACAAATTGAATACCTTAAATTTAACCCTAATTTTTACACCATTTTTCCACACAATGCCCATGCAATTAATACATATAATCCATAGTTTTTGGGCAATGTAGTAAATACACAATGCAAAAACTTTGTCcatcattcatacttttataataGAAATAGATTACCAAGATGACTTCGAAGTTCGAACAAATCCAAGATttcttatatataataattactaaaatgagtttgataataataataattattattttatttctgaCAATTTTAATATTGGTTCATTTGCTACTGTGACATTATACACATCAACAATACATTGGTTTTAACACCAAGTCGAAAAATaagattaaaatttcaaaaaaataataataataacggCCTAAAACTAAATTTGATAACATAGAAAACTAAAAAATTGCAAAAGCacaaatatatatgaaaaaaacaattttttattttaaaaattaatatatgtcCAAATACACGGTTTTTGTACCAAAATCATTGTCTTAAACAACAGATACCCTATAGATAAATGTAATGTTAGTCAGGGTAAGGTCGATGCTGGCATGTGGGTAGTACCCACATGCCAAATCCAACGGTCCATTTTTTAATGCAAGTGAGATATTCGCACGAACATCTCACTTTTACCTAGTGGGGTAGCATCGACAAAATCGTGAGTCGGTGAGTGCATAGCTAATTGATTTGCCTACTTAAATGTTATCTATTACAATTTACAACAGACAACAGAACTAGTAAAGAATTATCGAACTCGAGGAGCCACCCTTTACAAGTGAAAGAAGAAAGCATAGTGGCTCGAttgatatttgaattaatctaggttatttttaattaattaggaaTGAACACATGCGATGCACGTGgctgaataataataaaaaatataatcacgagatttataaaatttttaatatcgTTTGAATAACGTCATGTTTATAAGTATGGATTATAAATCTAATAGATCAAAACATAGTGGATAAAAATACATCTTGACCATCAatcatatatgtttatttattataaaaccGTCTCATAGGATTTTTTATGAATTCGTATTTGTTGTAAAGATTAtcttgattaaaaaaattataaagatTATTTCATACATTTAATTCACAAGCAgaaagtaatttttattttttaactttctcattaatttatctttatatgaaaaaagttgaaataaatcaaactaatcaaattgTACTGCAATAAATATTCGATTACAAATAAAATTATCTCATCCGAAAGCaaatcaatatattatatcacacaCTCCACCCCACAATTTTATCATGACAAATTTGGACGTGGTAGTGACAATTATTTGTTCATACCTACATTCCGTTGAGCTgcatttataataataataataataataataataataataataataataataataataataataatgtactATTTATTAATAATCATGATCTAGTTAATGTGTAATATTCAATATTAACAATTTTGTCATTTAAAAATGAGGttaaaagttatatatataataatcagattgaatataataaaaatgaaatatatattttcatataaaattttaaaagttaaaatgttatatattttttattgaataaatgtaatattGCTGAGCCGAACCCGACGGgtctaacccggacccggaccgtggCCAGATCTAAGctatataagcaaatatatatgCGCTGAAATAAATTGAGATCCTAAAAACTTAATGCACCAGAAATGTAAATgtaataaaactaaataaattattatagactaaaatataatttgaaaGAGCTCAAaatgactataaaaaaaatcctTCGAACTAATATAATCTCATAATTTTGTGAAAatgataattatattatatagatCAGCCAAACcgtaaaaacaaaaaacaagatgatgaagaagaaattAAATGGAAACAAACACGAaccatttaaaatttaaactatTAAACCAAAGAAAGCAACATAGCATCAAATATTATCTCATGCATTTAATTCACAAGTGAAAATAATTGTCATTCTAAGCTATATACATAAGCAAATAAATAGACACTAAAATAAATTGGAATCCTAAAAAACTTAATGCATCAGAAATGTAAatgtaataaaattaaataaatcattgtagagtaatatataatttaaaagagCTCAAAATGACTATCAGAAGAAATCCTTGGAACTAATATAATATCataattttgtgaaaataataattatattctaTAGATCATCCGAACCATAAAAAAAAgacgatgaagaagaagaagaaacgaAAACAAACACGAACCATTGATAACTTAAACTATTAAACCAACGAACCCAACATAGCATCAAAGATTATCTCATGCATTTAATTCACAAGCAGAaagtaattttcattttttaactAAATTTTCATATGGAGAATTCGATGTGTTAgtagaaaaatattaattaaccaTTTAAGCTAATACATAAAATGACACaaactaataaataataatttgagAAAAATTATTATAGTAAAGCCATGTATATATAGAACCGTACGTAAAGGAGGAAAAAGTAGAAAGAAATTCAATGTATAACTATTATTGTCCATAACTTAATAATTAGTCATTAGTTTAGAATCTTTAGATAGACAATGAAATTACAAATTAATCCATATAAAAAATAACTTGCTAAACTAAATAGAGGATGACATATAAGGAAATTCACAATTGAAAgttgtatatttatatatgagTAAAATTTAATTTGGTACACGAATTATTGGttaaatgtcaaattggtacacGAACTTTTGTTAAAGACTTAATTAGTACATGTCCgttgaattccagtcaattttCGGTGACATTTTTGTAAAATGTCCAATTTTCCCTTTATTACAAGAAatcacattttatttttaattttaattagatacatttgtatattatatttataagtacaaattgatttgattaaaaattttatttgtacatactatttattatattattatatagatTATATATTTCAACGAGAGATTGGATAATTTATATTAAGACAGACAATatctaaataattttaaataaataaattgataccatagaaaataaataaatattttttagctaaaattctgatttttatatacataattttcttgataatattttgaaaaaaaatatattaaataaatagttattgtgataaaataatttttaatattttaacaatgtaaaaatttattgaatatattattttaataaaaatattacgtAAATTctactaaaaattaatttaaattttcaaattatatttataagaaAAAGTCATCAAAGCACTAATTAAATTCCGTCATAATGTGCCACATGTTTTTTaatcaacaaataaaaaattaaaagtttgttTAAACACAATAATTCTATAAGAAAACATGactaataaaaaattgaaaggCATTCTCGGTTTTTCTGACGGACAAAAATGATGAAGCTGgttttaaaactaaaataatattattgttttaattaatttgtattatcaaaAGACTATTACAccatttttttaatcataattTGGTCAAAATTAGGTGGACATATACTAATTAAGTCATTAACAAAAGTTCGTAAACCAATTCAACATTTAACCAATAGTACATGTACCAAGTTAATTTATAATCACTTATAtatagaagaagaagagataAGAAAAGAAGATGGATAAAAGATAGATTATCTCATGCATTTAATTCACAAGCAGAaagtaattttcatttttttaactaAATTTTCATATGGAGAATTCGATGTCTTAGTGTAAGGAAATATTAATTAACCATTTAAGCTAATACATAAAATGAAACAAACTAAAATAATTTGAGAAAAAATTATTATCATGTATATATAGAACCGTAAAGCAGCAAAAAGTAGAAAGAAATTCAATGTATTCAATGTATAAACATGAATGTCCATAACCTAATAATTAGCCATTAGTTAAGACAGACAATGAAATTACAAATTAActcatataaaaaaataacttgCTAAACTAAATCGTAGAGGACATATAAGGAAATTACAATTGGAAtttgtatatttatatatagaaGATTTCTAACGACGCTACagtaaaacatgcaatcatgcATTCTTGTCAAAGATTCCTTTACTTAAATATCAACGTACGCTACAAATACATTTTCAAGTGTTTGCCAATACCTGTAGTATCTATAAATTACCAAATTCACGGAAAAATGGAACGCCGGAACTGACTTGTTATGCTATCATATGTTCCACCACTTGCGTTTTTCCATCGTCCTCGCAAGCTCATTTGCCATTGACGCAAAGTTTTCAGCACCACTTTGTAGCTCAGCTGTACGTTTGCTAAGTTTCTGAAACAAATCAAACACCTTTTAATACTGAATTACTAAGAGATGATGCATGAACAGTAACTGCTCTTTGCATAGTAAACTTAAGTGAAAACTGTCCAAGTGAGCAATAGTAAAGGCTATACCCAAAGCAATATTAACACCAAATATCTCGCCTATTTACACCAAATATCTCGCCTAATTACAGGGATTGCTTCATTCCCGTATCTGATGTGTGTTAGTTGAGAGTTGACACATACAAGAACGAAAGAAAAGGGACACTTATTGGGTGATCAGCTGATGTCATTATCCGTTATTCTTCGAGACaaatttttgggaaaaaaaatcatattattACCCATATGGTAGGATCTCATTAACCATCTAATAGAAGCCAAGCATGATTAAATTTATCGTGCAAACACGGTTAAATTTATTGTGCAAAGCTGGAAAGAATCTAATATCCTGCCTAATATATAACATTGGGAAGATGCAAAAACCTCTTCTGCCACCCCTCCCCCTAAAAAAGGGATTGTTTAAAAGTAAAAAGCAATCTACAGTGACCATCGGTCAGAACTCTGAGAAATTACCACCATCGCTAGTTCGCAGAATAACTAATGCCTCAATGAGGGACAGCTTAATACAGTTACTTCATATCGTTCAAATATCATGATACGAGCGTAATGACTGAATACATAAGAACTGGTCTTACATCAAGTTTTTCTCCCCGTTCTAGAAGTTTATCCTTTGCTTGAGAAGCCGAAGCTGCAGCATCCTGGAACCAATTACATGGTGAGACAATGTGATCCCCAATTTAAGCATTAAAAACACAAGCTGTTTGAGGAAAATCTTACTCCTGTGTTTCTATATTTTGCAATAATTTCTTCGCGTGTTCGAGGCTTTGGATGATTGTCCGAAGAACCaccttcaaataatttttccctCTCTCTATTCTTCTCTGGAAAAAAGGAAGAAAACATTTAGGCCCAACTGATGCTTAAAACCATCTAGAAATAAATTTGTTGCTTCTACCTTTAATGTCATTGCTACTCTTTTGTGAAGTTGATACAACAAGTGGCTCATCTATGTCAATATCATCTGCAATAATTCCACGAGGATTAAGCCATTTATTtcattgtttattttgttatttgcaTAACAAGTAGATGCTCACTCCATGGTTGGAACTTTGACTCATACTCACCTATGCCAAGTTCCAAATCTTCTTTATCAAAAGAACCAAAGGGGTCAGAGAATGGGAACCTCGAAAACATTCCATCCAAACGCGCAATCATGATCTCACGAGATTCCATGTAATTCATATTCTGCTCTCCTTCACCACCTTTTAAACCCTTGATCATGTTACTAATAAATCCGGGCATTGCGCTCTGTTTATTCAAACAAGCAAATTCATTAGAGAGGACAAAAAAACATACAAGCTAAACAGAAAAAGATGACAATTTATGACCTGTGCCTTTTTTTGGTTTAGAGTGAAATTAACATCAGCATCTGCAGCGGCAGCAAGGGTTTCATcatgtagacaaggtagattttcGAGGCTAGAACAAAAATAGCCACATGTCAGGGGCTTCTGACAAACAGACATACAGAGGGAGGGAGATAGGGAGGAGAGGGGGAGAGAGATGGACCTAAATTCATTTTCGAAGGCCAGAAGAGATATAAAAGCAAATTCACACCCATTGACCTAAAAAGTGGAACATCATCAGTTGCAAGTAATAGAGTTTTAATATAATCAATGTAATTTGAGATTAAACTGCCTAATTGCGTATTCAGAGAAGATTGAATGATTGCAGACATTCAATTGTCTGAGGTAACTTTGCATAAAAAATTGGGTCATAATATATAATGACCCAAAGATTCTACATAATAACACACAAAGCAGAAAACAAGGAATTAAGATATAAAAGATGATATCTCCTTCAAACAGTTGTATGAATTTCTTAAATCATGTCAGCCTGTCAGGGCAATGCCGCAGTGGGTTCACTCTTTCTACAATTCATATATTATCATCACACCACAAGTTAAAACTTTAATATTAGCTTCAATTTAAGATTGCATTAGAAAGAAACATATCAAAGCTTAATTCATTATAGTTCCAAAAAACGAACAATTCTAAAGACGGTTGCATGATGTAATTCATATtcccatttttttaaaacagcATATATTTCCTTCATTTATTCTCATTACCATCTGTcttttaaaatttgtaaactTGTCTTTTACTTCTTCTTTTTTCATAATGACGTTCCCGGAtacatgtagtcccataccatTAACTTTTGCTGATTCAAATCTGTGTTGCCTTTTATTTTAACACGTTGGAGTTCCTAAATCACAATCAGGCTTCATATCGGTTCAGAGATCTAAACCAATGAGAAATCGGACCGATAGTCATTTCCTATACATGGACAAATGAAACTCTGATACCTTCAACAAGAATTCTCTCCAGAAATGATCTTCTATTCAATAGAAACTTCATAAAATAGTGTCATTCTTTATGCTAATACTACACTTATCTCAATTAGCCAAGGAGCTTACTGGACTGGTCATCCCTGTAAGGATCCTAGTTCTTGGACATCTTTATATGACACATATCAGATCTCAGGAGTAAATTTCCGCAGTATACATAAAAAGAATACGGATAAATTATCGCGTGGTGCAGATTGTTTTTGTGTTAAGTAACCAACCAAGATAATCTGCCCTTCGTCGGAAGCACACATTGTCTTCTCCATATTATTTTTGAAGCTCCACCTCAGAATTGACATCAATGAGGTATCTCCCACCAATTCGAGATCTGGAAAAGACCTAAAAGAAAAGGACATTGAGCATCGACACTTTCCTTTGCCAATACTTGTTCTCAACTAATTTATATTATAGCCAAGTGTATATCCACCACCACACACACGTATATAAATCAGTTACTGCATAAATTCTTATCCAGTTTGttcaattttacaaaatatggGTGGGGTAAGTAATTTCTAATCTAAGGGGATATGGCGTTAGTAATTCTTCAAAAACTAAGTAAATTATGATGTATTTATTGCCATTGTTTTTTTGTCAGGATCACAAAGCCACATTGTTCTAGCTCCTACCTCTCGATTCACAATATTTGAATTCAAGATTTTGCTCGAGGGGAACTCAAGATTTTGCTTAAAGAAAATGTTGTAATTATTTAAAATGTTAGATAAATTACTGCCGATGCTTCACATAGAGTAACAACAATGCAGGGTAATTGCCCATATGCAGTTTAAATCTCATCAGTATCTGAAACACAAGCAAAAAGATGGATTAGGAACTCACCGTAGTTCAATTTCTCCAGTTTGATAAACTAAGATCAATCCATACTCTTCCGCATTTTTCTTGAAGATCGTAGTCCAGGAACATGATTTCTCAAGATTCAGTAAACGTACAAAGTTACTATCGCCCTGAAGTCAAGGAGTCCTCGTAAGAAAGGGAGGAGATTACACACTAAACTGAATAGGGATAATACATGACAAGCACCTGAAAGAAAGACTTTAACGAGTATGTGTACACAGCATCATTGCAACACAATAAAATCTGGGATTCCAATGCCTTGTCCCCTAAACATGTGGGTTGCATGTGGCCTTCAACGCTGGACAAACCACTCGGATTTTCAAAACTGGATTGCAGAGGTTGATTTTCAGCATGAACATGCTGAGAAGACATCACGGAAACGTTTTTCAACCTTTCAGATAGAGGATGTATTCCTTCTGTGTACGACAGGCCCACAAGGCGTAAACATCTGCACATGAAACATGTAGAACACTAAAAAGAAAACTGGATGGACGTACCTAGTAAATACATGCTTATTGCCGTGGAATTTTCCTTCGGAAAAATTGGCTTAGAATTCACCATATTGCCACTGGCACTATCTATTAAGACTGTGTGTGCATCTCTAGTTAATACAAAAGCAAGCTCTGCGGTAGATTCACTAACAATTgcatttccagagttatttatATCGTTTTCATGAGTATCCGGAAAAGTTTTCACCGCCACTGAAATGATTGGTGACCTCGAGCTAGACACACAGTCCGTTATAGATAACACTGACAATAAACTAGTATCAAGTATAGCAACCTGCAATAAAGTAATTGTGACGTCAGATAAGTGTTGTCAAACTGCATGTAACTAAAAGAACAAGTTCTGATAAACACATTTACCTGCCCACATTCATATCCAACAAGAAGTCTGACTCCAGATTTTACAAACTGTAAGGCACGTACAGGAGAATTCAGTATGGAAAATATAGCCGAACATTGATTGCTCTCTGCATGTGGTAAATGTTGGTCTGCAAGTAAATAGCATAATAGTCATGCCTTCCGAAGAAAGAAGTTATCACAAGTGAATGTTTCCTAAATACTGAAATGAGGTCTTAAATTACAGAGATGAGGGCCTTTCATTGAAGTTTAACTACGGTTATTACTGGACAATGGGGTTGCAGGAATGCCAACAGAACAAGACAATAAATAGAAGCAGATGAAAAGAAGGGACAAACAGACACCCTCATACATCATGTTCTAATGATGCGTGTGAATGGGTTTTCATAATTCCAATCTTCAACTCATTAACTGACATAAATTCTAACACAACAGCACATTAATCAACAACATCAATGAACCAACCTCAAGTACTGAATAGGTTGCTTGCAAATTCAGAAAAAATTAGTTCAGTTCAGATCCgaacaccaaaaaaaaaaaaactgaagcTGTTGCTTGCTCTTGTTCAAAGGTCGTTGAACTCATAAAGAATGTTTGCTTAATTAAAGTAGCCCTTTTTTGTTGTCTCCGGGGATAAAAGAATGTAACCATGGTGAAACACCAACCTTAAAAAATTTGATTCTCCTCATCTACCGCTTTAGGCACTAAATGAAAATTATTGTGGGCAAGAACTCGAGAGAAAAAGAACAGTTCTAAGGATAATTACTTCGAGAGAACTGTGAGTTTCTTTCATTTGGCCATGTTGAAATTCCTATTTTCTTGAATAATTCAATCGCACAGTTTCTTTCATTTGGTTTCCTGGAACAGATTATCATATACTGTTCATCCTTATCGCTTAaaagtaaattaaaaaaattcttgaaaaaaatgagatatatcatattttacACGAGAGAACCCATGTAAGGTAGGAGCATAAGGTTATTAGACAATAAGTACCCAGGAAATGCTGACCCACTTACAGAACTGCTCAGAAGTCTAGAAATAATCATAAATTGAAATGTGGCAGAAAATTAATATTGGAAAAAAAATACCATCACGACTGGTTTCAGTTATCAGGGTCAAGATTGTTTGGTTGGAATTGCCTTGAAGTATATAAATGAAAACCTAACAAATAAAGGAAAATGTATGAAtcactatttttatttttcagtaaAGTCCGAGAGACAAAGAAAATGACTGTAGTTCTTACCCCTCCACTTTCATTGCCAACAGCCAAAGTCAAGGTGAAAGAAGAAAAGTCCAATGCTGATACTGCTGAACTTGCACCAGAAACTTGAATTCCTTCTATCTGCCAGCAAATGGTGTGGTTGTTGTTAACAAATATAATACTGTAAACTCAATCAATGAACTTTCTATCAATATATCAATATAAAATGATGATAGATGTTGAACCAATGCCATTAAGGAAGTTTTGCGCTAACCTTCAATCGCAACACAGAGACAAGTGACAGAATTGGAGAGGTGGCATCCCATATTCGAACAGATCCATCTTGATATCCTCCTATATACATCTTCTGAAGTTTATTTGCAGCAGTAGGCAGTTGACAAGGAACCCCACCAGTCAGAGGCCACCGCGAACCCCTTCCGGTCAACACGTCATCTGCTTGTAGCTTGGCAGGTGAAAACTGTCTAATGGAACAATAAATGGTCATTTAAATGAAATGAA
Proteins encoded:
- the LOC140880426 gene encoding uncharacterized protein isoform X1; amino-acid sequence: MFAKLFQKPNQLQPSSRSHELNSPLENMELSALTPRVFVHYGIPSTASILAFDPIQRLLAIGTLDGRIKVIGGDNIEGLLISPKALPFKNLEFLQNQGFLVSVSNENEIQVWDLRKRCISSNIQWESNITAFSVIPSTHFIYLGDEYGFLSVLKYDAEEGIIIQLPYHIPPNLVAEGSGISLPDNQSIVGVLSQPRSYGNRVLIAYENGLIILWDVTEDRAVRVRYHKDLQLKEGSVFNFSNNESHACQSDSLENDHGEKDISSLCWVSPDGSALAVGYVDGDILLWNLSVSDNVKSQRSQSMSNDVVKIQLSSGGRRLPVIVLHWSSNKAQNGRGGQLFAYGGEDIGSEEVLTILNLEWSAGLVQLKCVERVDLTLHGSFADVIITPKAHEPANYSSTSLFILTNPGQLHFYDFSSLSIFKRGTGHNHSVHGFQYPSIIPTVEPHMTVGKLYLMVSDRSFFCELSEFSPAKLQADDVLTGRGSRWPLTGGVPCQLPTAANKLQKMYIGGYQDGSVRIWDATSPILSLVSVLRLKIEGIQVSGASSAVSALDFSSFTLTLAVGNESGGVFIYILQGNSNQTILTLITETSRDDQHLPHAESNQCSAIFSILNSPVRALQFVKSGVRLLVGYECGQVAILDTSLLSVLSITDCVSSSRSPIISVAVKTFPDTHENDINNSGNAIVSESTAELAFVLTRDAHTVLIDSASGNMVNSKPIFPKENSTAISMYLLEGIHPLSERLKNVSVMSSQHVHAENQPLQSSFENPSGLSSVEGHMQPTCLGDKALESQILLCCNDAVYTYSLKSFFQGDSNFVRLLNLEKSCSWTTIFKKNAEEYGLILVYQTGEIELRSFPDLELVGDTSLMSILRWSFKNNMEKTMCASDEGQIILVNGCEFAFISLLAFENEFSLENLPCLHDETLAAAADADVNFTLNQKKAQSAMPGFISNMIKGLKGGEGEQNMNYMESREIMIARLDGMFSRFPFSDPFGSFDKEDLELGIDDIDIDEPLVVSTSQKSSNDIKEKNREREKLFEGGSSDNHPKPRTREEIIAKYRNTGDAAASASQAKDKLLERGEKLDKLSKRTAELQSGAENFASMANELARTMEKRKWWNI
- the LOC140880426 gene encoding uncharacterized protein isoform X3; protein product: MGTVRFVCRVLIAYENGLIILWDVTEDRAVRVRYHKDLQLKEGSVFNFSNNESHACQSDSLENDHGEKDISSLCWVSPDGSALAVGYVDGDILLWNLSVSDNVKSQRSQSMSNDVVKIQLSSGGRRLPVIVLHWSSNKAQNGRGGQLFAYGGEDIGSEEVLTILNLEWSAGLVQLKCVERVDLTLHGSFADVIITPKAHEPANYSSTSLFILTNPGQLHFYDFSSLSIFKRGTGHNHSVHGFQYPSIIPTVEPHMTVGKLYLMVSDRSFFCELSEFSPAKLQADDVLTGRGSRWPLTGGVPCQLPTAANKLQKMYIGGYQDGSVRIWDATSPILSLVSVLRLKIEGIQVSGASSAVSALDFSSFTLTLAVGNESGGVFIYILQGNSNQTILTLITETSRDDQHLPHAESNQCSAIFSILNSPVRALQFVKSGVRLLVGYECGQVAILDTSLLSVLSITDCVSSSRSPIISVAVKTFPDTHENDINNSGNAIVSESTAELAFVLTRDAHTVLIDSASGNMVNSKPIFPKENSTAISMYLLEGIHPLSERLKNVSVMSSQHVHAENQPLQSSFENPSGLSSVEGHMQPTCLGDKALESQILLCCNDAVYTYSLKSFFQGDSNFVRLLNLEKSCSWTTIFKKNAEEYGLILVYQTGEIELRSFPDLELVGDTSLMSILRWSFKNNMEKTMCASDEGQIILVNGCEFAFISLLAFENEFSLENLPCLHDETLAAAADADVNFTLNQKKAQSAMPGFISNMIKGLKGGEGEQNMNYMESREIMIARLDGMFSRFPFSDPFGSFDKEDLELGIDDIDIDEPLVVSTSQKSSNDIKEKNREREKLFEGGSSDNHPKPRTREEIIAKYRNTGDAAASASQAKDKLLERGEKLDKLSKRTAELQSGAENFASMANELARTMEKRKWWNI
- the LOC140880426 gene encoding uncharacterized protein isoform X2; the encoded protein is MRDGRIKVIGGDNIEGLLISPKALPFKNLEFLQNQGFLVSVSNENEIQVWDLRKRCISSNIQWESNITAFSVIPSTHFIYLGDEYGFLSVLKYDAEEGIIIQLPYHIPPNLVAEGSGISLPDNQSIVGVLSQPRSYGNRVLIAYENGLIILWDVTEDRAVRVRYHKDLQLKEGSVFNFSNNESHACQSDSLENDHGEKDISSLCWVSPDGSALAVGYVDGDILLWNLSVSDNVKSQRSQSMSNDVVKIQLSSGGRRLPVIVLHWSSNKAQNGRGGQLFAYGGEDIGSEEVLTILNLEWSAGLVQLKCVERVDLTLHGSFADVIITPKAHEPANYSSTSLFILTNPGQLHFYDFSSLSIFKRGTGHNHSVHGFQYPSIIPTVEPHMTVGKLYLMVSDRSFFCELSEFSPAKLQADDVLTGRGSRWPLTGGVPCQLPTAANKLQKMYIGGYQDGSVRIWDATSPILSLVSVLRLKIEGIQVSGASSAVSALDFSSFTLTLAVGNESGGVFIYILQGNSNQTILTLITETSRDDQHLPHAESNQCSAIFSILNSPVRALQFVKSGVRLLVGYECGQVAILDTSLLSVLSITDCVSSSRSPIISVAVKTFPDTHENDINNSGNAIVSESTAELAFVLTRDAHTVLIDSASGNMVNSKPIFPKENSTAISMYLLEGIHPLSERLKNVSVMSSQHVHAENQPLQSSFENPSGLSSVEGHMQPTCLGDKALESQILLCCNDAVYTYSLKSFFQGDSNFVRLLNLEKSCSWTTIFKKNAEEYGLILVYQTGEIELRSFPDLELVGDTSLMSILRWSFKNNMEKTMCASDEGQIILVNGCEFAFISLLAFENEFSLENLPCLHDETLAAAADADVNFTLNQKKAQSAMPGFISNMIKGLKGGEGEQNMNYMESREIMIARLDGMFSRFPFSDPFGSFDKEDLELGIDDIDIDEPLVVSTSQKSSNDIKEKNREREKLFEGGSSDNHPKPRTREEIIAKYRNTGDAAASASQAKDKLLERGEKLDKLSKRTAELQSGAENFASMANELARTMEKRKWWNI